One Hippea jasoniae genomic region harbors:
- a CDS encoding ABC transporter ATP-binding protein, producing MQKLNINLVKVSVSFGDFLLDIKDVSIKAGQKVAILGENGSGKTTLLNTLAGLSENEIYINKQKIYKLTPKRRAALISYLPQFSDISFDKTVFDLVLLGRYALSDGRFAAADLKKTQQILDIFGIQHLRDRFFSSLSGGQKRVVLIAKTINQESGIVLLDEPFSGVDVKNTLKLLKILKSLNSAVIASVHDVNIAIGFFDLILLLKQGRLLYFGKSNLISKELIDEAYGIESRICSDRYFFY from the coding sequence ATGCAAAAGTTGAATATTAACTTAGTAAAGGTATCTGTATCATTTGGGGATTTTTTGCTTGATATAAAAGATGTATCTATCAAAGCCGGGCAAAAAGTGGCGATTTTAGGTGAAAATGGCAGTGGCAAAACCACCCTTTTAAACACTCTGGCAGGTTTATCTGAAAATGAAATATACATAAATAAACAAAAGATATATAAGTTAACACCAAAAAGAAGAGCTGCTTTAATCTCATACTTGCCTCAATTTAGCGATATATCATTTGATAAAACGGTTTTTGACCTCGTTTTGTTGGGTCGGTATGCGTTATCGGATGGGAGATTTGCAGCGGCAGATCTAAAAAAGACGCAGCAGATTTTAGATATATTCGGCATTCAGCATTTAAGAGATAGGTTTTTTAGCTCTTTGTCGGGTGGCCAAAAAAGAGTTGTATTGATAGCAAAAACAATCAATCAGGAAAGCGGCATTGTTTTGCTTGATGAACCGTTTTCTGGCGTTGATGTCAAAAATACACTTAAGCTTTTGAAAATTTTAAAGAGCCTGAATTCCGCAGTAATAGCTTCTGTTCACGATGTTAATATAGCTATCGGTTTTTTTGATTTAATTTTATTGTTGAAACAGGGAAGGTTGCTTTATTTTGGCAAGTCAAACTTAATATCGAAGGAGTTGATAGATGAAGCATACGGTATTGAAAGTCGTATTTGCTCTGATCGTTATTTTTTTTACTAA
- a CDS encoding FecCD family ABC transporter permease has protein sequence MKGILIFVILIFVSLAAILLGIVIGSITIHPLALTPTQKLIVFDFRLPRALEAYCIGSSLGLSGAVLQVILRNSLADGFTTGIAASSGFGAALSIAIGVNIFFVPIFALLSGLVGVFFILSLSSYSSNKTDLILAGIVLNIIATALIGFIKYFFEESIGSIVYWLMGGFYDVSFSKVVFIFTVLVVVLIVIIRFCVELDILSFDHTTALSMGVNVRFFRNLFFVLSSVLIAVSVSFSGIIPFVGLIVPHISRAFAHSNLKLYLIFSTLFGGSLLVLSDAAARGIMPMGEQLPVGILTSILGGLFFLFVMFRDRGNAKVEY, from the coding sequence ATGAAAGGTATTTTGATTTTTGTAATACTGATTTTTGTCTCTTTAGCGGCTATTTTACTGGGCATTGTTATAGGTAGCATTACCATACATCCTTTGGCATTAACACCCACACAAAAGTTGATTGTTTTTGATTTTAGACTGCCGCGTGCACTTGAGGCTTACTGCATAGGGTCTTCTCTTGGCTTAAGCGGAGCTGTTTTGCAGGTTATCTTAAGAAATTCTCTTGCAGATGGCTTTACCACAGGCATTGCAGCCTCAAGCGGATTTGGGGCTGCACTATCTATTGCTATTGGTGTTAATATATTTTTTGTGCCGATTTTTGCATTGTTGAGTGGTCTTGTTGGTGTATTTTTTATTTTGTCTTTATCTTCATACTCAAGCAACAAAACAGACCTTATACTTGCAGGTATTGTTTTGAATATTATAGCTACGGCTTTAATAGGTTTTATAAAGTATTTCTTTGAAGAAAGCATTGGAAGCATTGTTTACTGGCTGATGGGTGGATTTTACGATGTAAGCTTCTCTAAGGTTGTGTTTATTTTTACTGTTTTGGTTGTTGTTTTGATTGTTATTATAAGATTTTGTGTTGAGCTTGATATCCTTTCGTTTGATCATACTACAGCTCTTTCAATGGGTGTAAATGTGAGGTTTTTTAGAAACCTTTTTTTTGTTTTGAGTAGTGTTTTGATAGCTGTAAGTGTTAGTTTCAGTGGCATAATACCTTTTGTTGGTTTGATAGTGCCTCATATCAGTAGGGCTTTTGCTCATAGCAATCTAAAACTGTATCTGATTTTTTCTACGCTGTTTGGCGGAAGTTTACTTGTTTTATCAGATGCTGCAGCAAGAGGCATAATGCCTATGGGCGAACAATTGCCGGTTGGGATTTTGACATCTATACTTGGGGGTTTGTTTTTTTTGTTTGTCATGTTTAGAGATAGGGGTAATGCAAAAGTTGAATATTAA
- a CDS encoding sirohydrochlorin cobaltochelatase: protein MKRYGFLFLVFLLLISFVSPVCAKMHKQQKGVAIVLADFGTTYNTGFVDIENIKKATEKAFPHEKVVFAFTSNIIRGIWHKRQHDKKFKNNPRYRDFLYVKGPLATIADLQDQGYKTIIVQPTLIYDGEEFNDLLSYIKGLNSIHTMKKKYMPFKKLVIGRPALGRNVWKYDYHEDIKIAAKALSRDVKLAKKLNAALVYMGHGNEHYSTGVYAELQKTLRKIYKTDRIFVGTVEGFPSLEDTLKAVKQARVKKVVLKPLMVVAGDHANNDMCGKKDSWKRAFEKAHIKVICEIHGLGENPDWINIYINHIKQVAKDNGIILK from the coding sequence ATGAAGCGGTATGGTTTTCTCTTTCTTGTCTTTTTATTGCTTATTTCGTTTGTATCACCAGTTTGCGCAAAAATGCATAAACAGCAAAAGGGTGTGGCGATTGTTCTTGCCGATTTTGGAACCACCTACAACACTGGATTTGTTGATATTGAAAACATTAAAAAGGCTACCGAGAAGGCATTTCCTCATGAAAAGGTTGTATTTGCTTTTACATCAAACATTATAAGGGGAATCTGGCATAAAAGACAGCATGATAAAAAATTTAAAAATAATCCAAGATATAGGGATTTTCTTTATGTTAAAGGACCTCTTGCAACTATAGCTGATCTTCAGGATCAGGGTTATAAAACTATAATTGTTCAGCCTACGCTGATTTATGATGGTGAAGAGTTTAATGACTTGCTATCATACATTAAAGGTTTAAATTCAATTCACACAATGAAGAAAAAATATATGCCGTTTAAAAAACTTGTTATAGGCAGACCGGCTTTAGGCAGGAATGTCTGGAAGTATGATTATCATGAAGATATAAAAATAGCAGCCAAAGCCTTATCGAGGGATGTTAAGCTTGCTAAAAAGTTGAACGCAGCGTTGGTGTATATGGGGCATGGTAACGAACATTACTCAACAGGTGTCTATGCAGAGCTTCAAAAGACATTAAGGAAAATATACAAAACAGATAGAATTTTTGTGGGTACGGTTGAAGGTTTCCCTTCTCTTGAGGATACACTGAAAGCTGTTAAACAGGCAAGGGTTAAAAAGGTTGTTTTAAAACCTTTGATGGTTGTAGCTGGAGACCATGCAAATAACGATATGTGTGGAAAAAAAGATTCATGGAAAAGGGCTTTTGAAAAAGCCCATATAAAGGTTATATGTGAAATTCACGGCTTGGGTGAAAACCCCGACTGGATAAATATATACATAAACCATATAAAACAGGTTGCAAAAGACAACGGTATAATTCTTAAATGA
- a CDS encoding cobyrinate a,c-diamide synthase, which produces MRKPAFLIAADRSNSGKTIITIGLVSALRQKGLSVAPFKCGPDFIDTAHLAKAASSFAYNLDSLFLGPDELKELFYDKLCLSDVAVIEGVMGFFDGIDEQFKASSYEIAKILNIPVVLVVDAKGMSYSLAAVVRGIQDLAKNVNIAGVIVNNIASLRHQNMIEKTLKNYTDVEIFGFITRNKELTLPSRHLGLTTAVEQNEEFYDEIGYEIKKEVDLNKLLALEVECKQKQKTTLAVFDKKACIAYDEAFNFYYAYNIDALKKLGYEVEYFSVLKNQPVCDADFLYLGGGYPELYASVISKNKESLQSIREHILSGKLTLAECGGMIVLLKGIFIDNQFFDFSGIFDAKSILNKKKKSLGYVEVTDTTGKFFSKPVIGHEFHYSSLVDVNQPYALKIRKITTSDTYMDGFISNATLASYTHFLFSKKFVKEFFGGAV; this is translated from the coding sequence ATGAGAAAGCCAGCGTTTCTCATAGCTGCAGATCGTAGCAATAGTGGCAAAACAATCATAACTATAGGTTTGGTATCTGCTTTAAGACAGAAAGGTTTGTCTGTTGCACCTTTTAAGTGCGGTCCTGATTTTATCGATACAGCACATCTTGCAAAGGCAGCCTCCTCTTTTGCTTACAACCTTGATTCTTTGTTTCTTGGTCCTGATGAATTAAAAGAGTTATTTTACGATAAACTTTGTTTGAGTGATGTAGCGGTTATTGAAGGCGTGATGGGCTTTTTTGATGGAATTGACGAACAATTTAAGGCAAGTAGTTATGAAATAGCAAAGATTTTAAACATCCCGGTTGTTTTGGTGGTTGATGCCAAAGGCATGTCTTATTCGTTAGCCGCAGTTGTTAGGGGCATTCAAGATTTAGCCAAAAATGTGAATATAGCAGGTGTCATTGTAAACAATATTGCCAGTTTAAGACATCAAAACATGATAGAAAAAACTTTAAAAAATTACACAGATGTTGAAATTTTTGGCTTTATCACAAGAAATAAAGAGTTAACGCTTCCAAGCAGGCATCTTGGGCTAACGACCGCAGTCGAGCAAAATGAAGAATTCTATGATGAAATTGGCTATGAAATAAAGAAAGAGGTAGATTTAAATAAACTCCTTGCCTTAGAAGTAGAGTGCAAACAAAAGCAGAAAACCACTTTAGCCGTATTTGATAAAAAAGCATGTATCGCTTATGATGAGGCGTTTAATTTCTATTATGCATATAATATAGATGCCCTAAAGAAATTGGGTTATGAGGTTGAATACTTTTCTGTTTTAAAAAACCAGCCTGTTTGTGATGCAGATTTTTTATATTTAGGCGGTGGCTATCCAGAGCTTTATGCTTCTGTAATTAGTAAAAACAAAGAATCATTGCAAAGTATAAGAGAACATATTCTTTCAGGTAAACTTACACTTGCAGAATGCGGGGGGATGATTGTTTTACTAAAAGGCATTTTTATTGATAATCAGTTTTTTGACTTTAGCGGAATTTTCGATGCAAAAAGCATATTGAATAAGAAAAAGAAAAGTTTAGGTTATGTTGAGGTCACTGATACAACAGGGAAATTTTTTAGTAAACCTGTAATAGGGCATGAGTTTCACTACTCTTCTTTAGTTGATGTCAATCAGCCTTATGCTTTGAAGATAAGGAAGATAACTACTTCTGATACCTATATGGATGGATTTATATCCAATGCTACACTTGCAAGTTATACACATTTTCTGTTTTCAAAAAAGTTTGTAAAAGAATTTTTTGGAGGTGCTGTATGA
- a CDS encoding precorrin-2 dehydrogenase/sirohydrochlorin ferrochelatase family protein yields the protein MVYPFVFKLSGKKILFIGGGRVAKRKIMSIISSNPFITIIADSIDKELTEITSNITIIQKKATEDDITNNFDFIFICTNDYQLNRKLTKKAKKLGIPVNVADNPQECDFFMPAVIEYKDFLIAVSSKGKNPSEAKKLKEKIEKIIRNGRGEWI from the coding sequence ATGGTTTACCCTTTTGTTTTCAAACTTTCAGGAAAAAAGATACTTTTTATAGGTGGCGGAAGGGTAGCAAAAAGAAAGATAATGTCGATAATATCATCAAATCCATTTATAACAATCATAGCAGATTCTATAGATAAAGAATTAACAGAAATCACATCAAATATTACAATTATTCAAAAAAAGGCCACAGAGGATGATATCACTAACAACTTTGATTTTATATTCATATGCACAAACGATTACCAATTAAACAGAAAGCTTACAAAAAAAGCAAAAAAGCTGGGCATACCTGTAAATGTCGCAGACAACCCTCAAGAGTGCGATTTCTTTATGCCAGCCGTTATAGAGTATAAAGACTTTTTAATAGCCGTATCTTCGAAAGGCAAAAACCCCTCAGAAGCAAAGAAACTGAAAGAAAAGATTGAAAAAATAATAAGAAATGGTCGGGGTGAGTGGATTTGA
- a CDS encoding DUF5684 domain-containing protein, translated as MKFLELILVIITIAGMWKVFEKADKPGWYSIIPLFNTYILLTIVNRPWWWLLLFFIPIINIYFAVVVSIDLAKSFGKDWVYGIGLLFLPFVFYPMLGFGQDRYIGPPNRIEQFGD; from the coding sequence ATGAAGTTTTTGGAGTTAATCCTTGTCATTATCACTATTGCAGGAATGTGGAAGGTCTTTGAAAAAGCTGATAAACCTGGCTGGTATAGTATTATTCCCCTATTTAATACCTACATCCTTTTAACAATAGTAAACAGACCCTGGTGGTGGCTATTGCTATTCTTTATCCCTATTATAAATATATATTTTGCTGTCGTAGTAAGTATTGATCTTGCAAAAAGCTTTGGTAAGGATTGGGTTTATGGTATAGGGCTTTTGTTTCTGCCTTTTGTTTTTTATCCAATGCTTGGTTTTGGGCAGGATAGATATATCGGCCCTCCAAACAGAATAGAGCAATTCGGAGATTAA
- a CDS encoding WSC domain-containing protein encodes MFKKVFFTFAMLFYAFNIYAASNNDIKNLINHYYSAIQNENINWIKSNFKNINNGQLKIFKAVFKATDQKIIYVKVKRIQNYSTKAIVFTSVKSEVFSKLNNKHFTSTQNSVFLLEKDLKNRWKIARILSYEDFKILLQAHLIKALMPQNNSSLNNYSYNSADSGENFLPDNNSQHRNKTGVKYSYVGCFRDKGNPYGYKNRDINGFGFNSKSLTIQKCINECARRGYKYAGLQYSIACFCGNSFGKFSNAGNCNMPCSGNKNQICGGSWANSVYKILNPKTEISYPEGVEVNIDRPGKDYKNFDLPYPDYNLCKTACEKEPSCRAWTYIKPYTIQGAKPRCWLKNGIPNPTHNNCCISGIKNKTKTQNKPSGIVENWFKHWKILNSIDFKINNSNDKFGWKYPVIKIGDAMPPEGAKGSVIYLHPISQTIPLHLIGHYHIDENDSFLKFRVAGNRNGDWLMIVKINNKTVLKRVVNGKRWHEYNINVKKYRGKNIKVDLFIKANGWYYEYAFIDEIILK; translated from the coding sequence ATGTTTAAAAAGGTGTTTTTTACTTTTGCAATGCTCTTTTATGCCTTTAATATTTATGCGGCATCGAATAACGATATTAAAAACTTAATAAACCATTACTATAGTGCAATCCAGAATGAAAATATAAACTGGATAAAAAGTAATTTTAAAAACATCAACAACGGACAGCTAAAAATTTTCAAAGCTGTTTTTAAGGCTACAGATCAAAAAATCATATATGTTAAAGTAAAAAGAATACAAAACTACTCCACCAAAGCCATAGTTTTTACAAGTGTAAAATCTGAAGTATTTAGCAAATTGAATAACAAACACTTCACCTCAACCCAAAACAGTGTATTTTTGTTAGAAAAAGATTTAAAGAACAGATGGAAAATAGCAAGAATCTTATCTTATGAGGATTTTAAAATCCTTCTGCAAGCCCATCTTATTAAGGCATTAATGCCGCAAAATAACTCAAGCTTAAATAACTATAGCTATAACTCAGCAGATAGTGGTGAAAATTTTTTGCCTGATAATAACTCACAACATCGCAACAAAACAGGTGTAAAATACAGCTATGTTGGATGTTTTCGTGATAAAGGCAATCCATACGGCTACAAAAACAGAGATATTAACGGATTTGGCTTTAACAGCAAGAGCCTAACCATACAAAAATGCATAAACGAATGTGCAAGAAGGGGCTACAAATACGCAGGTTTGCAGTATTCTATTGCATGTTTTTGCGGCAACTCCTTTGGTAAATTCTCAAATGCAGGCAACTGTAACATGCCATGTTCTGGCAATAAAAATCAAATTTGCGGAGGCTCTTGGGCAAATAGCGTATACAAAATACTAAACCCAAAAACCGAAATTAGCTATCCTGAAGGTGTTGAGGTAAATATCGATAGACCGGGTAAAGATTATAAAAATTTTGATTTACCTTACCCTGATTACAATTTATGCAAAACAGCCTGCGAAAAAGAGCCATCATGCAGGGCATGGACATATATAAAACCATACACAATCCAGGGCGCTAAACCACGATGCTGGCTAAAAAACGGTATTCCCAATCCTACCCACAATAACTGCTGTATTTCAGGTATAAAAAACAAAACAAAAACTCAAAATAAACCATCAGGGATTGTTGAAAACTGGTTTAAGCACTGGAAAATATTAAACTCCATAGATTTTAAGATAAACAACAGCAATGATAAATTTGGCTGGAAGTATCCCGTCATAAAAATCGGTGATGCAATGCCGCCAGAAGGAGCAAAAGGCTCTGTAATATATCTGCATCCGATATCACAAACAATACCTCTCCATCTAATTGGACACTACCATATCGATGAAAACGATTCCTTTTTAAAATTCAGGGTTGCAGGCAACAGAAACGGAGACTGGCTGATGATTGTTAAAATAAATAACAAAACAGTATTAAAAAGAGTCGTAAACGGAAAAAGATGGCATGAATACAATATCAATGTCAAAAAATACAGAGGAAAAAACATAAAAGTTGACTTATTCATAAAAGCCAACGGCTGGTATTACGAATATGCGTTTATAGACGAAATCATATTAAAATAA
- a CDS encoding SLC13 family permease has protein sequence MLNVNFWLKKLIKEWIFASSLLGLIILSIYLKRFPHYDIGDFNVLFNLFLLFVVLKSVENAGLFEFARNLISGKFIKTKLVVLSAVLSLFVTNDVALLCTVPITIISNVEYKSIVVILQAIAVNALSSLLPTGNPQNMYIYLFYNLNLPEFIKSIYPLSITSFFISVLIAVVLDIFKTDSSQKQRNPVNKNLLISVVDLIFAILVVLKILPIYFGFLLLAYYAIYNRKAFLIDYILLATFFVFFGLTDNLKQVINIHLTYNNAVFITSTLLSQFMSNVPAALFLSDFTNKWQQLLWGVSVGGFGSLIGSLANLIAYRLYVVHVDSSAKFLIKFLILNYIFFTLGCGLYFIVH, from the coding sequence ATGTTAAATGTGAATTTCTGGCTAAAAAAACTCATCAAAGAGTGGATTTTTGCATCATCACTCCTTGGATTGATTATATTAAGCATCTATCTAAAAAGATTTCCACACTACGATATCGGGGATTTTAATGTTTTATTTAACCTATTTTTGCTATTTGTGGTGCTAAAAAGCGTTGAAAATGCTGGATTATTTGAATTTGCAAGAAACTTGATATCGGGCAAATTTATAAAAACAAAATTGGTTGTCTTATCAGCTGTTTTATCGTTGTTTGTTACAAACGATGTGGCGCTTTTGTGCACAGTACCCATTACCATTATTTCAAATGTTGAATATAAATCGATAGTTGTCATTCTGCAGGCAATTGCCGTTAATGCCTTAAGCAGCCTGCTTCCAACGGGAAATCCGCAAAATATGTATATTTATCTTTTTTACAATCTAAACCTTCCTGAATTTATAAAATCTATCTACCCGTTAAGTATCACATCGTTTTTTATTAGCGTTTTAATAGCAGTTGTTCTTGATATTTTCAAAACAGACAGCTCACAAAAACAAAGAAATCCTGTAAATAAAAATCTATTAATAAGTGTTGTGGATCTGATTTTTGCAATTCTTGTTGTTTTAAAAATTCTGCCTATCTACTTTGGTTTTTTGCTGCTTGCATATTATGCCATATACAACAGAAAAGCCTTTTTAATTGATTACATCCTTCTTGCAACATTTTTCGTCTTTTTTGGCTTAACCGATAACTTAAAGCAAGTTATAAATATACACCTAACCTATAACAACGCCGTATTCATAACATCAACCCTGTTAAGCCAGTTTATGAGCAATGTGCCTGCAGCCCTATTCTTGAGCGATTTTACCAACAAATGGCAACAGCTTCTGTGGGGTGTTAGCGTTGGTGGCTTTGGTAGTCTTATAGGCTCTTTAGCAAACCTCATCGCCTACAGGCTTTATGTTGTTCATGTGGACTCATCTGCTAAATTTTTAATAAAATTTCTCATACTAAATTATATATTTTTTACTCTGGGATGCGGCCTGTACTTTATAGTGCATTAA
- a CDS encoding thioredoxin domain-containing protein — protein sequence MKLLLATFVFVFSLLIGNSAKAKNICDNISLMKIMPYMPADYRIISKKPLKDTNLCDILVQINSQIIPIYANSHIAIVGTAYKNGISLTKKEISSYLKAQFKKNFEKYKNDLKQCVAATYKPKPSTKRFFYLITNPDDPLCENAKQDIKNIAKKFNVGIKVIFVQPEGKSKRVEDFICSKKTFKDYINSNYGDKSSCKSAKKYLNKTNNIILNKLKITSFPFLVDKKGKNQYGINPVLIEKFIKNIEK from the coding sequence ATGAAACTTTTGTTGGCTACTTTTGTATTTGTCTTTAGTTTATTAATTGGCAATTCAGCTAAAGCTAAAAATATATGCGATAATATCAGTTTGATGAAAATTATGCCCTATATGCCAGCTGATTACAGGATTATCAGTAAAAAACCGCTAAAAGATACAAACCTGTGCGATATTTTAGTTCAGATAAACTCTCAGATTATTCCCATCTATGCAAATTCTCATATAGCGATTGTTGGAACTGCCTACAAAAACGGTATATCTTTGACAAAAAAAGAAATATCATCATACCTAAAAGCACAATTCAAAAAGAACTTTGAAAAATATAAAAACGATCTTAAGCAGTGTGTGGCAGCCACCTACAAACCCAAACCCTCAACAAAACGATTTTTCTATCTTATTACAAATCCCGATGACCCTTTGTGCGAAAACGCAAAACAGGATATAAAAAACATAGCAAAAAAATTTAATGTAGGCATAAAGGTTATTTTTGTTCAGCCAGAAGGGAAGAGCAAAAGGGTGGAGGACTTTATATGTTCAAAAAAAACCTTTAAAGATTATATTAACAGCAATTATGGAGATAAAAGCAGTTGTAAAAGCGCAAAAAAATATTTAAATAAAACTAATAATATAATTTTGAACAAATTAAAAATAACATCCTTTCCTTTCCTTGTTGATAAAAAAGGTAAAAATCAGTATGGCATAAACCCTGTATTGATAGAGAAATTTATAAAAAACATTGAAAAATAA
- a CDS encoding TonB-dependent receptor, producing the protein MNRLLVIFLTIIVCITFISTKAFSIPYITRLLQEYSYKADLSEQTKKESAGYVIIFTRQDLDKMKIKSLSELINKIPFMIYGENELGLSVVDFTPYDFDSFNPVVVYINDREIITPFGSNGFQLLGQLDTEYIDHIEVYLGMPSFEIGLNSAYIVIKIYTKKGYRENATISGTMAGSYGTYESYIYTGGTENSTSYFLYGNYKNLKRRKYHHNKSSLSKNKQTGNIYTEIDSGNIRAEMNILFGKFNDFMGSSAEITPLKNKVYVSYIYGGLYYKNNKQNIKAHINYQRIYSKANEQSKGPTYFFGQLQKGIAPFNHYKNYMRQSSITTFFQKGFNSKNNLFIVGSRIKVNHLKFIKLTNEYGNLPAADFNTQYTYTLFSEERYQLNQSNIALLSFKQNWALNNGGVADYSLQSGRIGYIYNGNKYGFKSFLFAGKFLPPANILYYQKLLTDKQLKSQKIMVTSAKIKIKTENATYGLLYSLLFAKDFVYLNRLKGYFENEPKTETIHALSFTSTYFFNPFSKMEDGIWIYRLIGRGNTLSRYTVTGGYITLFNTIGKFDLYNSISFQHGHPYYKSGFTYDCTITYSPNRDLSIYLKGINILGRSPKINYIRINPYTGQKNFLNNVSSFDRTIWVGIEYKF; encoded by the coding sequence ATGAACAGGTTATTGGTTATATTTTTAACAATTATAGTATGCATAACATTTATATCAACAAAGGCATTTTCTATCCCTTATATTACCAGACTTTTACAGGAATATTCATACAAAGCTGACCTTTCTGAACAAACAAAGAAAGAAAGCGCTGGATATGTAATTATATTTACACGTCAGGATCTCGACAAAATGAAAATTAAATCCTTAAGTGAACTTATAAACAAAATCCCCTTTATGATCTATGGTGAAAATGAATTAGGATTGAGTGTTGTTGATTTTACTCCTTACGATTTTGATTCATTTAATCCCGTAGTTGTTTATATAAACGACAGAGAAATTATAACGCCTTTTGGAAGCAATGGCTTTCAACTGCTTGGTCAACTGGATACAGAATATATTGATCATATTGAAGTATATCTTGGTATGCCATCATTCGAAATTGGGCTAAACAGTGCATATATAGTAATAAAAATTTACACGAAAAAAGGTTATAGAGAAAACGCAACAATATCTGGAACGATGGCAGGTAGTTATGGAACTTACGAATCATATATTTATACTGGTGGCACAGAAAACTCTACATCATATTTTCTGTATGGTAATTATAAAAACTTGAAAAGAAGAAAATATCATCATAACAAATCATCTCTCTCAAAAAACAAGCAAACGGGAAATATTTATACTGAAATTGACAGCGGCAATATAAGAGCGGAGATGAACATACTATTTGGAAAATTTAATGACTTTATGGGCTCAAGTGCAGAGATTACACCTCTAAAAAACAAGGTATATGTCAGCTATATATATGGAGGTTTATATTATAAAAACAACAAACAAAATATAAAAGCTCATATAAACTATCAAAGAATTTACTCGAAAGCCAATGAACAATCAAAAGGGCCCACATATTTCTTTGGACAGCTTCAAAAGGGAATTGCCCCTTTTAATCACTACAAAAACTATATGAGACAAAGCTCAATAACCACTTTTTTTCAAAAGGGATTTAACTCGAAAAATAACCTCTTCATTGTGGGTAGTAGAATTAAAGTAAATCACCTCAAGTTTATAAAATTAACAAATGAATATGGAAACCTACCGGCAGCAGATTTTAACACTCAATATACATACACTTTGTTTTCTGAAGAAAGATATCAGTTAAATCAATCAAACATTGCCTTGCTCTCTTTTAAACAAAACTGGGCATTGAATAATGGTGGCGTTGCAGACTATTCCCTCCAATCAGGAAGAATTGGGTATATCTATAACGGCAATAAATATGGATTTAAATCTTTTCTGTTTGCCGGAAAGTTTTTACCACCTGCCAATATATTATACTATCAGAAATTATTAACAGACAAACAATTAAAGTCACAAAAAATAATGGTAACATCAGCTAAAATAAAAATCAAAACAGAAAATGCAACCTATGGGTTGTTGTATAGTCTTTTATTTGCAAAAGATTTCGTCTACTTAAACAGATTAAAAGGATATTTTGAAAATGAGCCAAAAACAGAAACAATTCATGCTTTATCGTTTACATCAACCTATTTTTTCAATCCGTTCAGTAAAATGGAGGATGGTATCTGGATTTATAGATTAATAGGCAGAGGTAATACATTAAGCAGATATACGGTAACAGGAGGATATATTACTTTGTTTAACACAATAGGAAAATTTGATTTATACAATAGCATATCATTCCAGCACGGCCATCCATATTATAAATCAGGTTTTACGTATGATTGTACAATAACATACAGTCCAAATAGAGATCTATCTATATATCTTAAAGGAATAAATATTTTAGGCAGATCCCCTAAAATCAACTATATAAGAATAAATCCTTATACCGGACAGAAAAACTTTTTAAATAATGTAAGTAGTTTTGACAGGACAATATGGGTTGGAATAGAGTACAAGTTCTAA